From a region of the Sulfuriferula plumbiphila genome:
- a CDS encoding HPr-rel-A system PqqD family peptide chaperone — protein MWHLTADTLVYAPASEEAAVIYNTASGDTHLVNALAAQVISLLGSTAASTDILLDRIADQYPAPPDPELLQVLESTLADLHRLDLITETSA, from the coding sequence GTGTGGCATCTGACCGCTGACACGCTGGTGTACGCGCCTGCCTCGGAAGAGGCTGCGGTCATTTACAATACAGCTTCTGGCGACACCCACCTGGTCAATGCCCTGGCGGCTCAGGTCATCAGCCTGCTTGGCAGTACCGCGGCGAGTACCGATATATTGCTCGACCGGATCGCGGATCAATATCCAGCGCCGCCTGATCCCGAACTCCTGCAAGTGCTTGAGAGCACGCTCGCCGATCTCCATCGTCTCGATCTGATCACTGAAACTTCAGCTTGA
- a CDS encoding HprK-related kinase A produces MNVAHYSLAGLRQEMARDGIYLQTGAFVARVRSPVSQVAEGIHQLYADASILPTHGFADFHVTLAPPATYRRWFKPQVIFRSDGYAPFKPLPIDQAFALFEWGLNWCISSHAHQYLIIHAAAVEKHGFAAILPAPPGSGKSTLAAGLVNRGWRLLSDELTLLSREGMIQPVARPVSLKNQSIEVISQFAPQACIGRIVKDTIKGTVAHMRAPAGSVARVYEQAQPGWVIFPKYQAGVSATLTPMGGAEAFMGLAQNAFNYSLLAQEGFRRLTALMGASASYRFHYSDLEEAASVFDGIAEQRHANM; encoded by the coding sequence TTGAACGTCGCACATTACAGCCTGGCCGGTCTGCGCCAAGAAATGGCACGGGACGGAATATATCTTCAAACCGGCGCTTTTGTCGCCCGTGTCCGCAGCCCTGTTTCGCAGGTAGCAGAGGGCATCCATCAACTCTATGCCGATGCATCGATTCTACCCACGCACGGATTCGCGGATTTTCATGTCACCCTGGCCCCCCCCGCCACTTACCGGCGCTGGTTCAAACCGCAAGTGATATTTCGCTCTGATGGCTACGCACCATTCAAACCCTTACCCATTGACCAGGCGTTCGCCCTGTTCGAGTGGGGGCTCAACTGGTGCATCTCCAGCCATGCCCATCAGTACCTCATCATCCACGCCGCAGCCGTCGAAAAGCACGGTTTTGCCGCCATCCTGCCCGCCCCGCCGGGCTCGGGCAAAAGCACGCTTGCTGCCGGCCTGGTCAATCGCGGCTGGCGCCTGTTATCAGATGAACTCACGCTGCTATCGCGGGAGGGCATGATTCAGCCGGTTGCCCGCCCCGTCAGCCTGAAAAATCAGTCCATAGAGGTGATAAGCCAGTTTGCCCCCCAGGCCTGTATCGGACGCATAGTCAAGGACACCATCAAGGGAACCGTCGCCCACATGCGCGCACCCGCAGGCAGCGTCGCCCGGGTGTATGAACAGGCGCAGCCTGGCTGGGTCATCTTCCCGAAATATCAGGCGGGCGTGTCCGCCACCCTGACGCCGATGGGGGGTGCGGAAGCCTTTATGGGGCTGGCGCAAAATGCTTTCAACTACAGCCTGCTGGCGCAGGAAGGCTTTCGGCGCCTGACTGCGCTGATGGGTGCCAGCGCCAGTTACCGTTTTCACTATAGTGATCTGGAAGAGGCGGCAAGCGTGTTCGATGGGATCGCGGAGCAACGGCATGCGAACATGTGA
- a CDS encoding nucleotidyltransferase domain-containing protein produces the protein MRTCDCAIVRALREPDRLDQFSMAEWDTLIRQGRRADLLARLHGLVQEKNLLASLPEAPRAHLQAARVVADKQATAVAWEVRKIRAAIAHTGAPLILLKGAAYCMAALAAGRGRVFSDVDILVPRQRINHVEAALMLHGWVATQHDAYDQRYYRTWMHEIPPLLHIRRLSVIDVHHAILPETARLRPDPALLLAAAQPIADEPGVYTLAPADMVLHSASHLFCGEFGHGLRDLSDIDLLLREFGTVAGFWDGLVARAQSLDLARPLYYALHWATRLFATPVPPIVLREIDACARPSTPVKTLMNALLQRTLAPDHASCRDALSVPARALLYARAHWLRMPPHLLAYHLAHKALFPPRAATN, from the coding sequence ATGCGAACATGTGATTGTGCCATTGTCCGGGCGCTGCGCGAGCCAGACCGTCTCGATCAATTCAGCATGGCGGAATGGGATACCCTCATTCGTCAGGGTCGACGCGCCGATTTGCTGGCCCGGCTGCATGGGCTTGTCCAAGAAAAAAACCTGCTCGCATCCCTGCCTGAAGCACCACGTGCCCATTTGCAGGCAGCACGGGTGGTCGCCGACAAGCAGGCGACAGCAGTCGCCTGGGAAGTGCGCAAAATCCGCGCGGCGATTGCCCATACCGGTGCGCCCCTGATCCTCCTGAAGGGTGCTGCCTACTGCATGGCGGCACTGGCGGCGGGGCGCGGACGCGTGTTCTCCGACGTGGATATCCTCGTGCCCAGGCAACGCATCAATCACGTCGAAGCCGCACTCATGCTGCACGGCTGGGTCGCCACCCAGCATGACGCCTACGACCAGCGCTACTACCGCACCTGGATGCATGAAATTCCGCCGCTGCTGCACATCAGGCGCCTGTCGGTGATCGACGTGCACCATGCCATCCTGCCGGAGACGGCGCGACTGCGTCCTGACCCGGCCCTGCTGCTGGCTGCGGCACAGCCTATTGCGGATGAACCCGGCGTATATACGCTGGCACCCGCCGACATGGTGCTGCACTCAGCCAGCCATTTGTTCTGCGGCGAATTCGGGCATGGCTTGCGCGATCTGTCGGACATAGACTTGCTGCTGCGCGAATTCGGTACGGTGGCAGGGTTTTGGGATGGCCTGGTGGCGCGCGCACAAAGCCTGGATCTGGCACGGCCGCTGTATTACGCCCTGCACTGGGCGACGCGGCTGTTTGCCACGCCGGTGCCGCCCATCGTGCTGCGCGAGATAGACGCATGCGCGCGCCCGTCTACGCCAGTGAAAACACTCATGAATGCACTGCTGCAGCGCACCCTGGCGCCCGATCACGCCAGTTGCCGCGATGCGCTGTCTGTGCCGGCGCGCGCTCTGCTCTATGCGCGCGCGCACTGGCTGCGCATGCCGCCGCACTTGCTGGCTTACCATCTGGCGCACAAGGCGCTGTTTCCGCCACGCGCGGCGACAAATTAA
- a CDS encoding chaperone modulator CbpM: MKQMESHTNSTLTADCVFTLTLEQLAWTCSAESTWICQLVDEAILNPAGATLSDWRFSAEDLARARRAWRLYHELDANLEVLGLMLDMQDEIERLRARLHRV, from the coding sequence ATGAAGCAGATGGAATCGCATACAAATTCAACACTCACCGCAGACTGTGTTTTTACGCTGACACTGGAGCAGCTTGCATGGACTTGTAGTGCCGAATCCACGTGGATATGCCAACTCGTGGACGAAGCCATCCTGAACCCGGCAGGCGCCACCCTGAGCGACTGGCGCTTCAGTGCGGAAGATCTGGCACGCGCCCGCCGCGCCTGGCGTCTGTATCACGAGCTGGACGCCAACCTGGAAGTGCTGGGGTTGATGCTGGATATGCAGGACGAGATCGAACGGCTGCGCGCACGCCTGCACCGCGTTTAA
- a CDS encoding DnaJ C-terminal domain-containing protein — protein sequence MEYKDYYKILGVARDASQDEIKRAYRKLARKYHPDVSKEANAEARFKEINEANEVLKDAEKRAAYDQLGSRWQAGEQFRPPPDWDAGFEFSGAPHQGGQAQDFSDFFAELFGRRARHAGAAQQRAAGQDHHAKIMLDLEDAYRSGTHRLSLRVPEIDASGHLVYRERSLNVQIPKGVRAGQQVRLAGQGAPGMGGAGDLYLEVQFRPHPLYRVDGADLYLKLPVTPWEAALGATVKAPTPDGTVEVKIPPNSQSGRKLRLKGRGLPGNPAGDLYLTLEVVLPAATTPRARALYQTMAQELAFDPRHTLGV from the coding sequence CGTGATGCATCGCAGGATGAAATCAAGCGCGCTTATCGCAAGCTGGCGCGCAAGTATCACCCTGATGTAAGCAAGGAAGCCAATGCCGAGGCGCGTTTCAAGGAAATCAATGAAGCCAACGAGGTGCTCAAGGATGCCGAAAAGCGCGCCGCCTATGACCAGCTCGGCAGCCGCTGGCAGGCGGGTGAACAGTTCCGTCCGCCACCTGACTGGGATGCGGGTTTTGAATTCAGTGGTGCCCCCCATCAGGGCGGTCAGGCGCAGGATTTCAGCGACTTTTTCGCCGAGCTGTTTGGCCGCCGGGCGCGCCATGCTGGCGCAGCGCAGCAGCGCGCGGCGGGGCAGGATCATCACGCCAAAATCATGCTGGATCTGGAAGACGCATATCGCAGTGGCACGCATCGACTCAGCCTGCGGGTGCCGGAAATTGACGCCAGCGGCCACCTTGTTTACCGCGAACGTAGCCTGAATGTACAGATACCCAAAGGTGTCCGTGCCGGCCAGCAAGTGCGCCTGGCTGGTCAGGGTGCGCCGGGTATGGGGGGAGCCGGGGACCTGTATCTGGAAGTGCAGTTCAGGCCGCATCCGCTATACCGTGTGGATGGCGCAGACCTTTACCTGAAACTGCCGGTCACCCCGTGGGAAGCTGCCCTGGGGGCGACGGTGAAAGCACCCACGCCGGACGGGACTGTTGAAGTCAAAATACCACCCAATTCGCAATCCGGGCGCAAGCTGCGCCTGAAAGGTCGCGGGCTGCCGGGCAATCCGGCGGGCGACCTGTATTTGACGCTGGAAGTGGTGCTGCCGGCGGCGACCACACCACGCGCGCGCGCGCTATACCAGACCATGGCGCAGGAGCTGGCATTTGATCCGAGGCATACGCTGGGAGTATGA